From the Finegoldia magna ATCC 29328 genome, the window TATGGCAATTCTTTCTTCGCTTTTGATTCCTCTTTTCAATTTACCAACAAGAGGTTTCGCACCAATTTTTTCAAATCCATAAATTCTTCCGACTTCTTCAATTAAATCTTGATAAATAGATACATCTTGTCTGTGGAAAGGAACTTTTACCATAATATTTTCTTCATCTTCTGAAACTATTTTAAATTCTAATAATTGCAATATATTTTTAATTTCTTCATTAGAAATATTAGATCCTAATAAATCATTACATTTTTTATAAGAAAGTTCCACATCATCAAGATGTTCTTCTTTTGTAATTACATCAATTGAATTATTAATAACTGTAGCATCTGTAATGTCTTCAATCAATTTGCAAACTCTCAGTGAAGCTAAGTCACATAGTTGTTGGCTTACTCCTTTTTCAAATCTTGTAGAAGCATCAGTTCTTAAAGACAATCTTCTTGAAGAAAGTCTAATTGTATCACTGTCAAAACTTGCCGCTTCAATAAGCACATTTTTAGTATCTGATGTAATTTCTGAATCAAAACCGCCCATAATTCCAGCTATACCTAATGTGTTTTCTCCATCACAAATTATAACATCATCGGATAATTCACGTTCAACATCATCTAATGTTGTGAATTTTTGTGAGCCAGACTCTTTTACGACAATTTTTTTATCTGCAATTTTATCCAAATCATAAGCATGGATTGGCTGACCAGTTTCTAACATTACAAAATTTGTAATATCAACTATATTATTTATAGGTCTAATTCCTGATTGAATAAGTCTATTCTTTATCCATTGTGGGCTGTCTGAAATTTTTACATTTTTTACAACTCTGGCCACATAACGTGTGCACTTGTCAGTTTGAATTTCTACTGAATTTACATAATCTTTAATATCGTCTTCAAAGTTTTTAATTTCTATTGAAGGATATTTTATTTTTTTACCGAAAGATGCAGCGTATTCTCTTGCCATTCCCAATACTGACAAGCAATCTGGCCTGTTAGGAGTGATTTCAAATTCAATTATAGGTTCATTAATTTCAAGTGCTTCAGTAATAGTTTCACCAATTTTATTTTCAGATAAAACCGCTATTCCATCTTTGGAGTTTTTATCTACAACAGAAGTTTCAAAACCCATTTCTTCAAAACTTGTCAACATACCAGGGCTCATAATTCCTTTAAGGTCAGCTTCTTTTAAAACAATATTTCCAGGAAGAGTTGCATCTACTTGTGCATAACAAACATACATATCTTCTTTTATATTTTTTGCGCCTGTAACTACTTTTATATCTGAATTTCCTGTATTTAAGGTAACTATAGATAATTTATCTGCATTTGGATGTTTATCAATTTTCTTAATTTTAGCTACGATTAATTTATCATTTAAATATTTACTTTTATCTATAACTGATTCAACGTGACTTCCTGTTTCTGAAAGTCTGTCTGTAATAGTTTTTATTGTTTCGTCTACATCGACGTAATCTTTAAGCCAATTAATAGGTAATAACATACTTCCTCCTAGAATTGTTCCAAAAATCTCTTATCATTATCATACAACAATCTTATATTGTCGATTTTGTGTTTTACCATTGTAATCCTGTCTACTCCCATACCAAAAGCAAATCCGGTATAAACTTCAGGATCAATTCCGCAATTCCTTAAAACATTAGGATGTACCATACCACATCCTAAAAGTTCCATACTCCAACCTGTATCATTGCAACTTGGGCAACCTTTACCTTTACAATCGAAGCAAGTAACGTCAACCTCCATTGAAGGTTCAGTAAATGGAAAATAATGTGGTCTAAATCTTGTTTCAATTTCTTCACCAAACAAGTTTTTAATGAAAATATTTATTGTATCCATTAAGTTAGCCATAGTAACGCCTTTATCCACAACCAAGCCTTCGATTTGATGGAACATTGGAGAGTGTGTGTCATCCACATCATCAAATCTAAAAGTTCTTCCTGCTGAAACCATTCTAATAGGTGGTTTTTGTGCTTTCATCGTTCTAATTTGTACACTTGATGTGTGTGGTCTAAGTACAGTTTTATCATCCAAGTAAAAAGTATCAGATAGTGATCTTGATGGATGATATTTTGGTGAATTCAATAAATCAAATGTATTTTCAACTGTATCAATTTCAGGACCATCTACAATATCAAAACCCATTGTTTGGAACAGATTTTCCAACTGTATTATCGTTTCATTCAATGGATGTTTGTGAGAAATTTCTCTTACACCTCTGTTTGCAGTTACGTCTAATTCTTCTTCTTTTAATTTAATCTTTTTTTGTTCTTGTTTTAATTGTTCAAATTTATTGGATAAAATTTCTTCGATTTCAGATCTAACTTCATTTGCTAGTTGACCCATAACTGGTCTTTCTTCTTTAGAAAGTTTTCCCATATTTCTTAGAACAAGAGTCAAATCTCCTTTTTTCCCAAGAACTTTTACTCTAATATCCTCCAATGATTTTAAATCAATGGCATTGTCTATTAAACCGACAGTTTCTTCTTTAATTTTCAAAATTTCTTCTTTCATTATTTTCTCCTTAAACAATAAAAAAATCTCTCATCCCCTATGGGACGAAAGATTGTATTTCCGCGGTACCACCCAATTTATGATAACATCACTCGTAAGTTTAACGCACTCTATACGACCATAATGGCAATTTCAAAGCGAACCAACAAAATTCAATAAATATGTCGCACCAACCCATATCTCTCTGTATATCTAGTTTTGTATTTTCTTCTTCAACATTTTTAATTATTTTATAATATAACTACTAATTTGTCAATTTTGATAAATAAAACATACTCAAACTAGCAGCTATAGAAGCATTTAATGATTCTGTTACATTATCCATAGGAATTATCAAAAACTCATCAGCGTATTTTTTTATTTCATCGCTAATTCCATTTGCTTCATTTCCAATTATTAGAACGTGCTTTTCTTTGTTTTTAATTTCCAAAATACTTCTTGAATTTTTCTCCAAAGATGTCTCGTATATTTTAAACCCTTTTGATTTATACTTCTCAAGTACATTTATATTTTCATAAGAAATATTCATTCTAAATAAGCTTCCCATAGCACTTCTAATAGTTTTCGAATTATAAATATCACAACTATTATTAGATAGAACAATTTTATTGTAACCAAAAGCTTCAGCACTTCTGATTATAGTCCCCAGATTTCCTGGATCATTGATATTTTCTAAAAAAAGAATTTGATCTGACTTTACATCTTTTTGCTCAATAAAACTAACCACACAAATTATTCCTTCGGGATTATTCATTTCACTGAGACTGTTGAAAGTTTTTGAATCAAAATAGACACATTCATCAAGAAAATTTTCACCTTCTCTTATTATGACTTGTTTGATATTTAAATTTGATTTAATTGCTTCTTGATAAAGCTTGTAGCCTTCTATGACAAATTCATTGTATTTTTGTCTATATTTCTTCTTATAAAGTGATTTTACATGTTTATATATTTTATTTGAAGTAGAGGTTATCATTTTTATCGCCTGTTTCAGTAATCTTATCCAAATCCTCATTTGATCCTATTACTATCAAATAGTCTTCAAACTTAACTGTATAATTTGGTGAAGGGTTAATATTCATTTCCCCATTGTTCTTAACTGCAACAACGTTAATTCCATACTTGCTTCTTATTCCTATATCGATAAAATTCTTTCCAATCCATTCTTTTTTAGGAGTAATCTCCGCAATGGAATAATCATCAGTAAATTCAATATAATCAAAAATTTGATCACTAATCAAACTTTTTGCCAGTCTAACGGCCGAATCATTTTCTGGAATAATTGTCCTGTCTGCACCAACTTTTAGCAAAATATTACCGTGTAACGTATCTTTTGCTTTAGTTATTACCTTTTTAACACCCAGTTTTTTACAAACTACTGTTGACAAAATTGATGCTTCAAAGTTCGAAGAAATAGCAACTATAGCCACATCAAAATTTCCAACACCGACAGAACTCAATGAGTTTTCTGTTAAATGTTCAATGTACACTGCGTGAGTAACAATTCTACTCATTTCATCAACAGTATCTTCATTATTATCTATTAATAAAACTTCGTGGCCTGTATTAGATAGTTCGATAGCACATGCTCTGCCGAATCTACCACAGCCAACAACTACAAATTGTTTCATAATTAAACCTAACCTATTATAATATTTTCGTGAGCTTCTTTATAAGCTTTTTTGTTTTTTGTATTGGATAAAGCATAAAGTATTGTTAAAGATCCAACTCTTCCAATATACATAGTTGAAATTATTAAAATCTTAGAAATACTATTGATTCCTGGAGTTAAGCTTCTAGTTAATCCTACTGTACCAAAAGCACTTACAACTTCGAACACTACATCCAAGTATTTTGCTTTATCTATAACTAAAATTGCAAATGTTACAAATATTACCCAAGCCATTGACAAAGTTATTATTGCTAAAGCTTTTTTAACTTGAGAAAATCTAATTCTTCGATTAAAAACTTCAACATCTTCTTGACCTTTAATTTCGCTCAAAGCTACAATAATCAATAATGCAAAAGTTGTAGTTTTGATACCACCTGCAGTACCTGCTGGGGATCCTCCTATAAACATATTCAAAATAGATAACACGCTTGAACTGTCTAGTAATTTCGATTGATTAATTGATGCAAAGCCTGCTGTCCTCAATGTAATTGCTTGGAAAATCGAATTAGTAATTTTATCGATAAATCCCAAATTCCCAATTGTTCCCGGGTTTGAAAACTCCATAGCAAAAATTAAAATCGAAGTAATAGATAACATCAAAATAGTTGTTGTAAGTACAATTTTTGAATGCAAAGAATATTTTTTAAATTTAAAGTTATTATGTAATACATCAAGTATTACGTTAAATCCAATACCACCTATCACGATCAAAAGTCCAATTATCAATAAAACAAATATATTAGTATTAATATCAATTAATGAATTTGGCCCCAAAATATCAAATCCAGCATTACAGAAAGCTGAAATTGAATGAAAAAAACTATAAAATACTCCTTTAAAACCATATACTGGAACAAATTTTGTCATTAACAAAAAAGCCCCAATTGTTTCAATAGAAAAAGTAGAAATCAGTATGTATTTTATTAGTTTTACCATTCCCTGCATGTCAATACTATTTGTTTGTTCTTTGATAATCAATCTATCTTTTAAAGTGATTCTTCTACCCATGACAAGTGCAATTAATGTTGCAAATGTCATAAATCCAAGTCCGCCCATTTGGATTAATATTATTATAATAATTTTTCCTAAAACGCTCCATGCACTGTATGTTGCAACGGTAACAAGACCTGTTACGCATACTGCCGATGTCGCTGTAAAAAAGCAATCAATATATGGAACTCTTGTTGTATTTTGACTAATAGGCAGTGATAATAGTAAAGATCCTATTATAATCAAAAAAAGGAAACTTAGAATCAAAACCAATGGCGGATTATCTTCTAAATATTTTTTTAAATGTTTCATAAACAAATCATACTACAAAAAAATTTAAAAGTAAAACGAATTTTTAAACATTAAACAAAAAAGAGTTACTTATTTTATTCAAATAAATAACTCTATGATTAAATGAAATTATAATAATTTAATTCCTAATTTATTACACTCTACTAACATTTCCTTTGGCCAGATAGAGGATTGAACTTCGCCTATATGTGCTTTTTGTAAAAAGAACATACAAATTCTCGATTGACCTATTCCTCCTCCAATTGATTGAGGTAATTCATCGTTAAGCAACATTCTATGATATTCTAAATTTTTCCTATCATTGTTTTGTTTTTTATCTAATTGATAAACTAGTCTGTCTTTGTCAACTCTAATTCCCATAGAACTCAATTCAAGACAATTATCTAAAACGGGATTATAAACTAAAATATCTCCGTTTAGACTCCAATCATCGTAGTCCGGAGATCTATCAGAATGAGATTCACCTGATTTTAATGCATCTCCAATTCCAATCAAAAACACAGATCCATATTTTTTAGTAATCAAATTTTCTCTTTCTTCAGGGGTATTATCAGGATACATCTCTTCTAATTCTTCAGTAGTTATAAAAGTAATTTCATCTTTAAGTATTTTTTCATAATCATCGTATGAATTAATTAGCATTGTTTGTGTATCTAAGAAACATTTATATATATTTCTTACAGTTTCCTTCAAAAATTCTAAATTTCTATGTTCATTTGAAATGACTTTTTCCCAGTCCCATTGGTCTACATATAATGAGTGAGTATTATCACATATCTCCGAAGGTCTGATAGCATTCATATCAGTATAAATTCCTTCTCCTACAGGAATATTGTAGTTTTTCAAAGCTATTCTCTTCCATTTAGCTAATGACTGTACTATTTCTAATCTACTCATAGTACCATCTTCCAAAAATTCAAAGCCAACAGGCTTTTCAACTCCATTTAAATTATCGTTGATCCCAGTATTAGCTCTAACAAATAACGGTGCAGATACTCTTGTCAAATTTAAAGTTTCGGCTAACCTATATTGAAAAAAATCTTTAATTATTTTAATTGCTTTTTGTGTTTCTAATAAATCCAAAGAGGACTTGTATCCTTTAGGTATTTGTAATTCCATAATTCTCTCCTTATTAAAAAATTAATCATATTTTATTATTATATCAAACCTGTCCAATATGTAAAATAATTTTTGTGAAAAGAATTACATGAACTAAAAAAAGCACCTTAAAAAGATGCTTTTTGAATTATTCATTCTCGTTTTCTGCAGTTTCCATATTTTCTTCAGTCACTGGTTCAGTCTCAACGGAAGATTGTTTTTCGAATTCTTCATTGTATTTATTGATAACTGCTGTTTCAATTTTTTCTCTTGCTGGAGAACTAATAGGATGAGCTATGTCGCGATATCTATCGTTTCCAACTTTTCTGCTAGGCATAGCTAAAAATAAACCTTCTTCTCCCTCAATCACCTTAATGTCATGAATCACTATCTCATCATCAAAAGTAACAGAAGCGATTGCCTTTAGTCTGTTATCAATATTTAATAATTTAATTCTAACATCTGTAATTTGCATAACCTCACCACCTTGTATATTATTTATATAATTATATCGCTAAATAAGTATTTTGTAAATAAGTGTAAATATTAAGCAAAACATTTATATATAATATATTTTTGTGAGATTAAGTTGTCAGTACTTATTATTCATTTTCCAATTTTAAATAAA encodes:
- the asnA gene encoding aspartate--ammonia ligase, which encodes MELQIPKGYKSSLDLLETQKAIKIIKDFFQYRLAETLNLTRVSAPLFVRANTGINDNLNGVEKPVGFEFLEDGTMSRLEIVQSLAKWKRIALKNYNIPVGEGIYTDMNAIRPSEICDNTHSLYVDQWDWEKVISNEHRNLEFLKETVRNIYKCFLDTQTMLINSYDDYEKILKDEITFITTEELEEMYPDNTPEERENLITKKYGSVFLIGIGDALKSGESHSDRSPDYDDWSLNGDILVYNPVLDNCLELSSMGIRVDKDRLVYQLDKKQNNDRKNLEYHRMLLNDELPQSIGGGIGQSRICMFFLQKAHIGEVQSSIWPKEMLVECNKLGIKLL
- a CDS encoding TrmH family RNA methyltransferase produces the protein MITSTSNKIYKHVKSLYKKKYRQKYNEFVIEGYKLYQEAIKSNLNIKQVIIREGENFLDECVYFDSKTFNSLSEMNNPEGIICVVSFIEQKDVKSDQILFLENINDPGNLGTIIRSAEAFGYNKIVLSNNSCDIYNSKTIRSAMGSLFRMNISYENINVLEKYKSKGFKIYETSLEKNSRSILEIKNKEKHVLIIGNEANGISDEIKKYADEFLIIPMDNVTESLNASIAASLSMFYLSKLTN
- the spoVG gene encoding septation regulator SpoVG gives rise to the protein MQITDVRIKLLNIDNRLKAIASVTFDDEIVIHDIKVIEGEEGLFLAMPSRKVGNDRYRDIAHPISSPAREKIETAVINKYNEEFEKQSSVETEPVTEENMETAENENE
- a CDS encoding TrkH family potassium uptake protein, which translates into the protein MKHLKKYLEDNPPLVLILSFLFLIIIGSLLLSLPISQNTTRVPYIDCFFTATSAVCVTGLVTVATYSAWSVLGKIIIIILIQMGGLGFMTFATLIALVMGRRITLKDRLIIKEQTNSIDMQGMVKLIKYILISTFSIETIGAFLLMTKFVPVYGFKGVFYSFFHSISAFCNAGFDILGPNSLIDINTNIFVLLIIGLLIVIGGIGFNVILDVLHNNFKFKKYSLHSKIVLTTTILMLSITSILIFAMEFSNPGTIGNLGFIDKITNSIFQAITLRTAGFASINQSKLLDSSSVLSILNMFIGGSPAGTAGGIKTTTFALLIIVALSEIKGQEDVEVFNRRIRFSQVKKALAIITLSMAWVIFVTFAILVIDKAKYLDVVFEVVSAFGTVGLTRSLTPGINSISKILIISTMYIGRVGSLTILYALSNTKNKKAYKEAHENIIIG
- the pheT gene encoding phenylalanine--tRNA ligase subunit beta; the protein is MLLPINWLKDYVDVDETIKTITDRLSETGSHVESVIDKSKYLNDKLIVAKIKKIDKHPNADKLSIVTLNTGNSDIKVVTGAKNIKEDMYVCYAQVDATLPGNIVLKEADLKGIMSPGMLTSFEEMGFETSVVDKNSKDGIAVLSENKIGETITEALEINEPIIEFEITPNRPDCLSVLGMAREYAASFGKKIKYPSIEIKNFEDDIKDYVNSVEIQTDKCTRYVARVVKNVKISDSPQWIKNRLIQSGIRPINNIVDITNFVMLETGQPIHAYDLDKIADKKIVVKESGSQKFTTLDDVERELSDDVIICDGENTLGIAGIMGGFDSEITSDTKNVLIEAASFDSDTIRLSSRRLSLRTDASTRFEKGVSQQLCDLASLRVCKLIEDITDATVINNSIDVITKEEHLDDVELSYKKCNDLLGSNISNEEIKNILQLLEFKIVSEDEENIMVKVPFHRQDVSIYQDLIEEVGRIYGFEKIGAKPLVGKLKRGIKSEERIAIDNAKKALYSMNTFEVLSYSFISPKSYSKAMVQMDDDKLIKLINPLGEDFSVMRSTIIPNILDILSKNYKNKIKDICVYELGNTFHLVGKERIETKKLALGMYGDYDFYDVRAMILALFNELGINNYEIVKNKDNETYHSGRCADILVNGELIATFGEISYEVRDNYDFDNRVYVGEIHFTELIKHMDFKKIYTPISKYPSIERDIALVVDRQLESIEIEKEILKHSNGIIKNVYLFDEYKGEHVDNDKKSLAYRIIYQSKDETLKDKIIEKIQEEILNSLEQKFNATLRK
- the pheS gene encoding phenylalanine--tRNA ligase subunit alpha produces the protein MKEEILKIKEETVGLIDNAIDLKSLEDIRVKVLGKKGDLTLVLRNMGKLSKEERPVMGQLANEVRSEIEEILSNKFEQLKQEQKKIKLKEEELDVTANRGVREISHKHPLNETIIQLENLFQTMGFDIVDGPEIDTVENTFDLLNSPKYHPSRSLSDTFYLDDKTVLRPHTSSVQIRTMKAQKPPIRMVSAGRTFRFDDVDDTHSPMFHQIEGLVVDKGVTMANLMDTINIFIKNLFGEEIETRFRPHYFPFTEPSMEVDVTCFDCKGKGCPSCNDTGWSMELLGCGMVHPNVLRNCGIDPEVYTGFAFGMGVDRITMVKHKIDNIRLLYDNDKRFLEQF
- a CDS encoding potassium channel family protein, which gives rise to MKQFVVVGCGRFGRACAIELSNTGHEVLLIDNNEDTVDEMSRIVTHAVYIEHLTENSLSSVGVGNFDVAIVAISSNFEASILSTVVCKKLGVKKVITKAKDTLHGNILLKVGADRTIIPENDSAVRLAKSLISDQIFDYIEFTDDYSIAEITPKKEWIGKNFIDIGIRSKYGINVVAVKNNGEMNINPSPNYTVKFEDYLIVIGSNEDLDKITETGDKNDNLYFK